GCCGACGTGTTCGGACGCCCGGACGCACGCGTCCGCAACGTCGAGCTCGAGTACCGCCGCAACCACGAGCGGTACCGCTTCCTCCGGTGGGGGCAGGAGGCGTTGCGGCAGTTCACGGTGGTCCCGCCCGGCATGGGGATCATGCACCAGGTGAACATCGAACGCCTCGCGAGCGTTGTGACCGAGCGGGACGGGTGGGCCCTTCCCGACCTATGCCTGGGCACCGACTCGCACACCACGATGGTGAACGGGCTCGGCGTCCTCGGCTGGGGCGTCGGCGGCATCGAGGCCGAAGCCGCCATGCTCGGCCAGTCGATCGCCATGCTCCTGCCCGACGTCGTCGGCCTGCGCCTCCACGGCCGGCTCCCCGCCGGCGTCACCGCGACCGACCTCGTCCTCACCATCACCGAACTACTCCGCGGCCACGGCGTCGTCGGCAAGTTCGTCGAGTTCCACGGCCCCGGCGTCGCCGAGCTGCCGGTCGCCGACCGCGCCACCATCGCGAACATGTGCCCCGAGTTCGGCTCGACGGCCGCGTACTTCCCCATCGACGACGAGACCCTCGGCTACCTGCGCTTCACCGGCCGGGACCCCGAACACGTCGCCCTCGTAGAGACCTACGCCAAAGCCCAGGGCCTGTGGGCCTCGCCCGACGAGCCACCGGCCTTCTCCGAAGAACTCGAACTCGACCTGAGCACCGTCCGGCCCTCCCTGGCGGGGCCGCGCCGCCCGCAGGACCGCGTCCCGCTGCACCGGGCCAAAGCCGCCTTCAACGCGACCGTGCCGGAAGAGGCGCAGGTCCCCGTCACCCTCGACGGCAGCACCCACGAGCTCCGGCACGGCACCGTGGCGATCGCCGCGATCACCTCCTGCACCAACACGTCCAACCCGTCGGTCATGGTGACCGCGGCGCTGCTCGCCAAGAAGGCCGTCCAGCGAGGGCTCACCAGCCGCCCCTGGGTCAAGACCACGCTCTCCCCCGGTTCCCGCGTCGTCATGGACTACTACGACGAGGCCGGCCTCACCACCTACCTCGCGGACCTGGGCTTCCACCTCACCGGATTCGGCTGCATGACCTGCATCGGCGCCTCCGGCCCGCTCGTCCCCGAAGTCTCCCGGGCCGTCCGCGACGGCGGGCTCACCGTGGCCTCGGTGCTGTCGGGCAACCGCAACTTCGAAGGCCGCATCCAACCCGAGGTCAAGCTCAACTACCTGGCGTCCCCACCGCTCGTCGTGGCCTACGCCATTGCCGGGACGATGGACATCGACCTGACCACCGAACCGCTCGGCACCGACCGGGACGGCGACCCCGTCCACCTGCGGGACGTCTGGCCGGACCCCGACGAGGTCCGCGCCATCGTCGACGGCGTCCTCGAACCCGGGATGTTCGCCCGCGGCTACGCCACCGTCTTCGACGGCGACGAACGCTGGCAGTCCCTGGAAACGCCCCCGACCAAGACTTACCCGTGGCAGGAAGACTCCACCTATCTACGTCGGCCGCCCTACCTGGACGGCCTGCCGGTTCGCCCCGCCCCCGTCCGAGACATCGGCGACGCGCGCGTCCTGGTCAAGCTCGGCGACTCCATCACCACCGACCACATCTCGCCCGCCGGCGCGATCACCCCCGACAGCGTCGCCGGACGCCACCTCGCGAACCGCAGGGTGCGGCCCGAGCAGCTCAACACCTACGCGTCCCGCCGGGGCGACCACACCATCATGATGCGGGGAGCGTTCGCCAACCCCAGACTGCGCAATCACCTCGTGCCGCACATCGAAGGCCCCCAGACCCTCGACTTCCTCAACGACGGCGCCGTCGCCCCGATCTTCGACGCCGCCGCCGGATACCGCGCCGCCGCCGTCCCGACCATCGTCATCGCCGGTCACGGCTACGGCGCCGGTTCCTCCCGCGACTGGGCCGCCAAAGGCCCGGCCCTCCTCGGGGTCCGAGCCGTCATCGCCGCCTCGTTCGAACGCATCCACCGCTCGAACCTCGTCGGCATGGGCGTCCTCCCACTGCAGTTCCTCGACGGCCAGGACGCGGAGACCCTCGGACTGCACGGCCGCGAGACCTACGCGATCCGCGGACTGGAGCCCTTGAACGACGGACTCGTCCCCCACACCGTCACCGTCACCGCGGACGACCGCACCTTCGAGGCCACCGTGCGCCTCGACACACCGCGCGAGGCCGACTACTACCGCCACGGCGGCATCATGCCCTTCGTCCTACGCGAACTGCTGGACCGGGAACCGGACGCGGGCGAGCATGCGCATACCTGATCCGTGGACGCTCCATCCCGAGCCGGTCGACATGACGCACAAGCCCCTTAGTGCACCTGAAAGACGTGACCGCAGCG
The nucleotide sequence above comes from Actinomadura algeriensis. Encoded proteins:
- the acnA gene encoding aconitate hydratase AcnA, producing MARHLSGSVASGLDAYGTHGTLRLGTRELSIHRIHDLAPRRLPLSLRIVLENLLRYQDGSRTSAAAIEALANWRPAGPAGPVVELRPSRVFLHDTNGVPVIADLAAMRDAMERLGGDPADVNPLVPAELVVDHSVVADVFGRPDARVRNVELEYRRNHERYRFLRWGQEALRQFTVVPPGMGIMHQVNIERLASVVTERDGWALPDLCLGTDSHTTMVNGLGVLGWGVGGIEAEAAMLGQSIAMLLPDVVGLRLHGRLPAGVTATDLVLTITELLRGHGVVGKFVEFHGPGVAELPVADRATIANMCPEFGSTAAYFPIDDETLGYLRFTGRDPEHVALVETYAKAQGLWASPDEPPAFSEELELDLSTVRPSLAGPRRPQDRVPLHRAKAAFNATVPEEAQVPVTLDGSTHELRHGTVAIAAITSCTNTSNPSVMVTAALLAKKAVQRGLTSRPWVKTTLSPGSRVVMDYYDEAGLTTYLADLGFHLTGFGCMTCIGASGPLVPEVSRAVRDGGLTVASVLSGNRNFEGRIQPEVKLNYLASPPLVVAYAIAGTMDIDLTTEPLGTDRDGDPVHLRDVWPDPDEVRAIVDGVLEPGMFARGYATVFDGDERWQSLETPPTKTYPWQEDSTYLRRPPYLDGLPVRPAPVRDIGDARVLVKLGDSITTDHISPAGAITPDSVAGRHLANRRVRPEQLNTYASRRGDHTIMMRGAFANPRLRNHLVPHIEGPQTLDFLNDGAVAPIFDAAAGYRAAAVPTIVIAGHGYGAGSSRDWAAKGPALLGVRAVIAASFERIHRSNLVGMGVLPLQFLDGQDAETLGLHGRETYAIRGLEPLNDGLVPHTVTVTADDRTFEATVRLDTPREADYYRHGGIMPFVLRELLDREPDAGEHAHT